The Enterobacter huaxiensis sequence CATGATCGGCAGCTACAAAGCGACCCTCGGCGACGTTGCCGCCCAGGTTATGCTGCTGCAAAGCCGCGATCTGGACCTCAATGCCAGCGCCGCTAAACCGGTGCATGCGGCGTCTAAACTGCGCGTAGGTTGATTGTATGGCAATGCGTCTTAACGAAAATCTGGACGATAACGGCGAAATGCACGAAATCAACGTGACGCCGTTCATCGACGTCATGCTGGTGCTGCTGATTATCTTCATGGTGGCAGCGCCGCTGGCAACGGTTGACGTAAAGGTGAATCTGCCCGCGTCTTCTAGCCAGCCGCAGCCGCGCCCGGAAAAGCCGATTTACCTGTCGGTAAAAGCGGATAAATCCATGTTCCTGGGCAACGACCCGGTGACGGATGCCTCTGTTATCCCGGCGCTGGATCAGCTTACCGGTGGGAAGAAAGACACCACGGTCTTCTTCCGTGCGGACAAAACCGTTGATTATGAAACCATGATGAGGGTAATGGACACGCTGCATCAGGCGGGGTACCTGAAGATTGGTCTGGTCGGCGAAGAGAAAGCGGCCGCGAAATAAAACGAAGAGCTGGCGAAAGCCAGCTTTTTTTTGCCTGTACTACGGATGTTTTTTGGCTTCAGCCGGGCCGGCAGGGGACGGGTCGTCGTTGAGCGCCACAAAGGTGACGTTCGAGGTGCGGTAATCGCCCTCGGACAATTTGCGGCTCAGACGCAGCGTGGCGGTCTCTCTCGCCAGCAGATACTGGTAGTTGGCCTCCAGACGCCCCAGGAGCTTCTCTTTGAGCTCAGGGCGCTGTTCGATGATGGCATTCATCACCGCGCCGTAAATCTCTTCTTTGACCTGCAGCGCGTAAATCTCACGTCGGTTCTGCCATTTCAGGCGAACCAGCGTCGCCGGGATAGAGACCAGGTCCTGCGTTATTCGCGTTATCTCGGCGTTCTTACTCTTTTTTAACGCCTCGAGATTCTGCTTTAAGATAAATTCATCACTTTTTTTATCATCTAAAGTCAAATAAACGTTATTATCTTTAACTTCCATCACGTTAATCTTCCCCCAGGTTATAAAAGACAAGGGTGTTTTTTTCACGCGTAATTAAGTTAAGCCAAATTTCATTACCGGCTTCATTTATTTCTTTGGTTTTTTCGGTAATTATTTGACTTAGCGTCTGGGCATCTATTTCGCCCTCGGCCTGCAGGTCGTCCAGCAGGTGAACAAAGGCTTCGATTTTTACTGCGCGAAATAAGCGGTCTTTTATATGGCGATCGTGCTCTTCCAGCAACATATTACGGGATTTCCCGCTTTGGGAAACACCAATTAATATCTCTGGCTCATAATCGGAGAGCGTTCTTTTTCCCTGAGTGAAATTAGCCTTTTTTTCTGCTTCCGTCGAAGGCTGTTCCACAGGCGCAATGTGGTACTTAGCCGGGACAAGATTGTCGGGCAGCATTTAGATTTCCTTTAATTTCAAAAGGGTGGGGTCGGTAAAGGCGTGAGATTCGTTGACAATAACATGAGGCAATTTTAAAATCAAAAAAAATGGAGCCTACCCATGAACAGCATTTTTTTCACGGTCATTACATTACTATTACTGACCGCTGGCGTTCTTTTATTGATGCAAGAGTTCAATAAACCGAAAGTGTCGAAAGACGCCAGCGAACTGCCACAGCCTGAACTGATGACAAAAGAGGAAGGGGAAGACCATTTCTCGGTATTGATGAACGCGGTGACCCCTGTTTGGTACTGGCGGGTCAACCACGAATATATCGACTTTCTTCATGCGACAATTAAACGTATGAAAATGACAGAAATTAATGATACGCCGGGGCTATTTGACGCACAGCGTCGCTGCAGCGATCTCAACTCGGCGGTGTATAAATATTACGACAACATCAAAAAGCGCTGTCTTAACGGTGAGAAGGTCTCGTATTCCGATTTAGACGTACTCAACCTGCGTCAGTGTTTTCGCGAATTCAGCCTCGAAGCCTACCCGGAGCTGGTGGTGCTGGTCTGGCCGGAGTATGCGCGTCCGGAAGTGAACCCAGAGGACGTGTAGGCGTTGTGTTGGTTAGTTGTTGCAAACAGTCAGCGCCGTTGAGATATACTGGGCGCTGGTTTCGTTTGCAGACAGGACTTTATGGAACGCTTCTTTGAAAACGCAATGTACGCTTCTCGCTGGATACTGGCGCCCGTCTATTTTGGCCTTTCCCTGGCGCTTGTCGCGCTGACGATTAAGTTCTTCCAGGAAATTTTACACGTTCTGCCCAATATCTTTTCCATTGCCGAAGCGGATTTGATTCTGGTTCTGCTGTCGCTAGTGGATATGACGCTGGTGGGCGGCCTGCTGGTGATGGTGATGTTTTCCGGCTATGAAAACTTTGTCTCCCAGCTAGATATCGCTGCGCACAAAGAGAAGCTAAGCTGGCTCGGCAAAATGGACGCCACGTCGCTGAAGAATAAGGTGGCCGCGTCGATTGTCGCCATCTCCTCTATTCACCTGCTGCGCGTGTTTATGGACGCCAAGAACGTCCCGGATAACAAACTGATGTGGTACGTGATTATCCACCTGACGTTCGTGCTGTCGGCGTTTGTGATGGGGTATCTGGATAAGATCAGTAAGAAGTAAATATACCTTACCCCTCACCCTAACCCTCTCCCCGTGGGAGAGGGGCGGGGTGAGGGCATCAGGCTGCACTATTTATCCGACGACGCCTGCCATAAATTCAACTCCCCATCCGTAACATGCTGGTCAATCCGCGTAAGCTCATCGTCCGTAAAGCGCAGGTTATTCAGCGCCTGAACGTTCTCTTCCAGCTGCTCCGGGCGGCTCGCGCCAATCAGCACAGACGTCACCCGTTCGTCCTTCAGCAGCCAGCTTAGCGCCATCTGCGCCATCGTCTGCCCGCGGGCATGGGCCATTTCGTTGAGCAGCCTGAGGCTATTGAGGTTGGCTTCGGTGAGCATCTTCTCCGTCAGGCCGCGCACTTTTTTACCTTCGCGCTGCATACGTGAACCTTCAGGAATACCGTTCAGGTATTTCCCGGTCAACAGCCCCTGCGCCAGCGGCGTAAAGGCGATACAGCCGGTGCCGTTCACCGCCAGCGCGTCCAGCAGACCGGTTTTATCGACCCAGCGGTTAAGCAGGTTATAGGAAGGCTGATGGATCAGCAGCGGTATTTTCCACTCGCGCAGCAGCCCGGCCATTTTCTGCGTGCGCTCCGTGGAGTAGGAGGAAATGCCCACGTACAGCGCCTTTCCGCTCTGAACGGCGTGGGCCAGCGCGGCGGCCGTCTCTTCCATCGGCGTGTTTTCATCCACGCGGTGGGAATAGAAAATATCAACGTACTCTACGCCCATTCGCTTCAGGCTCTGGTCGAGGCTGGCGAGCAGGTATTTTCGCGAACCGCCCGAACCATAAGGACCCGGCCACATGTCGTAACCGGCTTTGGTGGAAATAATCAGCTCGTCCCGGTAGGCGGCAAAATCTTCGCGCAGCAGGCGGCCAAAGTTCTCTTCCGCACTGCCCGCCGGCGGGCCGTAGTTGTTGGCGAGGTCAAAATGGGTAATGCCGAGGTCAAAGGCTTTACGCAGCAGCGCGCGCTGTGAGTCGAGGGGCTGGACGTGGCCGAAGCTGTGCCACAGGCCAAGCGAGAGCGCCGGTAGGCGCAGGCCGCTTTTCCCGCAGTAACGGTACTGCATGCTTTCATAGCGGCCGGAGTAGGGGTGCCAGGACATGATGTCTCCTTTCGTGTCGATGAATTTTCGAAACAGCGTTTTCATTCTATGCTTATCAAATCACAAATTTTGGAGATAAGCGATGACGCGCCTGACTGCCAAAGACTTTCCCCAGGAACTGCTCGATTACTACGACTATTACGCCCACGGTAAAATCACCAAACGTGAATTCCTCAGCCTTGCGGCGCGCTACGCCGTGGGCGGCGTGACGGCGCTGGCGCTGTTCAATATGCTTAAGCCCAACTATGCCCTGGCAGAGCAGGTGAAATTCACCGACCCGGATATCCTTCCGGAATACATCACTTACCCGTCGCCGAACGGTCATGGCGAGGTGCGGGGGTATCTGGTGAAGCCTGCCAAAGCAACCGGGAAGGTGCCCGCGGTGGTGGTGGTACACGAAAACCGCGGTCTTAATCCCTATATCGAAGATGTGGCGCGACGCGTGGCAAAGGCGGGGTACATTGCACTGGCACCGGACGGGCTAAGCTCGGTAGGCGGGTATCCGGGCAACGACGAAGAGGGAAAAGTGCTTCAGCAGAAGGTCGATCCGACAAAGCTGATGAACGACTTCTTTGCCGCCGTCGAGTTTATGAAAAAGCACCCGGATGCGACGGGTAAAGTGGGGATCACCGGTTTTTGCTACGGGGGCGGCGTCTCGAATGCGGCGGCAGTCGCTTACCCGGAGCTGGATTGCGCCGTGCCGTTTTATGGGCGTCAGCCTGCGGCTGCCGATGTGCAGAAGATAAAAGCGCCAATTTTGCTTCACTATGCTGAACTCGATAAAAATATTAACGAGGGGTGGCCCACCTATGAATCAGCGCTTAAATCGAATAATAAGATCTACGAAGCCTATGTCTATCCCGGCGTAAACCACGGATTTCACAACGATTCCACCCCAAGGTATGACGAGCCCGCGGCGGAGCTTGCCTGGAAACGTACGCTGGGGTGGTTTGAGAAATATTTACGATAAACAGCCGTATGCCCGGCAAGCTCGCGCCACCGGGCAATGAGGTTATATTCAGAAGCTGTAGCTCATACCCGCCTGCACGCTGGCATCGTTATCTACATCACCGGTTCCTACATACACGCCCGTGTTAAGCGTAAAGTTATGCGCGATGGTGGCATTAATGCCTGCCCCGAAGATGCCCATCGTGTTGTTATGGCCTGAGGTGTTGTGGTAATCCGCCGCCTGAATGTCGGTATCATCGCTAAACTCTTTCTGGAAACGAGCGTCGATCCATGGCATCACCTTCACGTTCTTGTTCAGATCGCTAAGGGTGGTGGTCAAACGAACGCCGGCGCCGCCGTTCCAGGAGGAAACCTGGCTGTCGGCAAAGGTCACTTCGCGGTCAGAGAAGCCGTTCGCCCTGGTCTGATCCCAGCCTAAGGTGGCGTAGGGTTGCAGCAGGGTTTCGCCCGGCAGCAGCACGTTCACACCGGTGCGGGCCTGCGCCATGTAAAGGCTGCCGTCGGTAGAGCCGTTCAGCGCTTCCGTCATGCCGCTGGTATCACCCGTCACGTTACTGGCAGACAGGGTGTAACGCATATCGCCATAGCTGAAGCTGCCGTCAGCAAACAGGCCCCATGTTCTGCCGTTCAGCGCCTGCTGCCAGCCGCCGTACAGGCTGTAGTAGTTACCGTAAACGCTGTCCTTAAAGCTGTCTGCACCCGCGCTGGTATCCTGCACGCGGCTGCGTGTCCAGGCCAGGGCGATACCCCCGGTGACGCTATCGCCGTTGTTCAGGTGCGTCGTCCAGTCCACGCCGCCCTGAGCCCCCTGGGTGATGCTCTTATAGTCGACGTCGTTGCTAAAATTACCGTTCTGGTAGAGGAAATCACCCCAGACCTGCGCGCCGTCCTGCTGCACGCCCAGCAGGTTCGCCAGATGCACCTGGTTCATATGGTTGCTGATGTCATCCGCAACCTGATGCCCTGCCTGCTCGGCGGCATCCAGACCGGCAACCAGCCCCTGAACGTCGCTCGCGAGATCGCCCTTCTGGCTGTTAAATTCGATATTCCAGCTCTGGCTGTTATCCGCGGCAAGCATTGTCTGTGGTGCGTTATCAGCGGCGACGATATTCAGGCTGTTATCGTAGTTATAGGCGCCGCTGCGGTTTTCGACATTCTGCTGACCGTTGGTAAAGGTTGCTGCAGCATAATTCTCCGGCGCGCTGCTGCCGGACGTGGTGAATGTCCCAAGAATAACGTTGCGCTGATTCTGCGCGGACGGGGTAATACTGTTCACGATCACCGCGTTATTGGCTCCGGTAATCGTACCGAAGTTCACAAAGCTGTCGGTGCTCATATTAACCAACGCATTGCTGCCGGTGGTGGCGGCAGTCAGAATAGAGCCGTTTTGCAAACTCCAGCTGGTTGCATCGTTAATTTTATCGATGGCAATGCTGTTATCGCTGGTGGTATTCACCGTCTCGAACTGGCTTATTTCCCCGGAAACGGAGCTGCCGGCATCCATTGAGAGAGTATCGCTGCCGTCGCCGCCGTCAACATTGCCGTTAACGTGGGAATTATTGGTGAGCACGACGGTGTCATCACCCGCACCGGTCGTAATATCGCCGTTTACGGTGGCGTTATTCTGCATCGTGATGGTCGTGCTGCCGCTATTCTGGCTGGTATTGATCGCGCCATTAACGGTGCTGTTATCCACCAGAATGGCGTTCGTGGAATTGCCCTCCAGGGTAATATTCCCCTTCACCACGCTGTTATTTGTTAACGAGAGACTGGTGGTGCCGTTTTCATTGATGATGCCAACGTCTCCGGTCACGCTGCTGCTGTCCATCGTCAGCGAGTCGGCGGTTTTCCCATACATCGCGATGGCAACGTCGCCAAACGCATCCAGATTGATGTCGCTGAAGGGCTTGTAATCACTCAGTTTTACCGCCAGGGTATCGATGTTCTGCGCAATTTCACTCTGGCTGGCATCAACGGACGCGTTGGTCAGCGTAATACGCGTATCAGATTTATCGCTACCGGCGTAAATACCGCCTTTATCCAGCGTGCTGTTGCTCATGGCAATGTTTTGCGCACCGGCACCTGCGCTCACAATACTCCCATGCAGCGCGCTGCCGTTCTGGATATTCACGGTATGATAACCTTTATCCATCGGGTCGAGGTAAATCGCGGAGCCCATCATATAGGCTTTATCCCCTTCGTAGCTTCCCGCGCTGTTTTCGCCGTTCAGGGTTGAATTATCGACGGTTACGGTGGTGTTGGTCGTCGCGCCAATATTCCCCGATTCAATCATATCCACCGTTGCGCCGTTATTCAGCGTGATATTAACCGTACCGCCGTTACTGCCCTGAATATAATGGCCGGACATATCGGTGCCGGAAACGGTTAATGACTGCACGTCACCCGTTTTCCTGTGGCCGTCCATGAAAATATTGGTTGCGGTAGCGTCAGCCATAATAGCATTCGTCACGCCTGGATTTTGATAGAAGCTGCCGTCGGTATATGTCGATAAACCGCAGGTCTGCGTTGTTACGCCGTCCTTGCAGGGTGTGGCGGCCGTCATGGTTGCCTGAGCGCCAAAAGAGGTTAAAGCGACTAATACACACTGCGAAAGCAGCGTGCGGTTCATTAATTTGCGCATATATCATTCTCTGGATTAATAGAAAGCTGTCTGCGCCTTTTTAAATGAATTTATGAAATTTAAGAACTTTCTTAAGGGTAAAGGATGTAATGAAATTTAAACGTTATCAGGCCCCCGACTGGCGGTGATTAAATAAATAGAACTAATTTAAAAAACAAAATGCATTCATATAACAAATGGTATTGAGTGATTAGCGTGCAAACTATAAGGTTTCTATGCACAAAATGCGGTTCCTCAGAGGTAAAAATGTCGCGCAACATAACCCTTTAGGATTACATGGTTAATTTAATGCGCATCTGTTTTACATTTCATCATCTGCGGAAATGGAAAAACATGTATTTAGCAGGCGGATCTTTCGCCTTGCGATTATCGTTTCTCGTACAGCGTCAGAACAGGAAAGTTTTTTATAAAATTACGCACGAAAGAGTATAACTTCCCCCGTTTCTGCCGATAACGAGGGTAGTACTCGCCTCTGGGCGAATCCACCCTCACGGCAAGGAATACTCTATGCAGATGCTTCGCAATTTCACGATCCGTTTCGTCATGCTGACGATACTGGGGATCTTTTGTTTAATGTGGGCAGGGGTAGGTCTGTACAGCACCTGGTCACTGTCCCGCGTTTCCGATGGCAACGAGGTTGACCGACAGCTGGTAAAACAGATGACGGTGCTCAGCCAGGGTAACGATCAATATTTCCGATTCGTTACGCGCCTGAGCCGCGCAATGGAAACCAAAGCCGCAGGCGGCACGCCGGACCTCGCCTCTGCTCAGCAGGCGCTGGATAATATGAGCAAGAAGCTGGCCGAGATGAAGGCCATCTCGCCTGGCCCAATGGATGAACAGGTTTCTGCGCAGGTGTTAAGTGCCTGGCAGGCGCTGCTCGATCGGGGCGTCACGCCGCAGATGCAGCAGGCGAAGCTGGGCTCGCTGGACGGCTATCGCCAGCAGGCTAATAACGTCACGCCACCGCTGAGCCGCGCGTTTGGTTCTGCGGCTGAAAACTTCAATAACGCCGCGGCGAAGGCGCTCGACAGCACTCGCGTGGTGGTTGATGGCCTCACCAGCATGACCCGCACGGTAATCATCACCGCTACGATTATTGGCCTGCTGATCCTGCTCTTCACCGACCGCTACCTGGTGGCGATGCTGGTGAAACCGCTGGATCGCATCCGCCATCAGTTCCGCCAGATTGCGCAGGGCGATCTCAGCCAGCCGATTGAGCCCTTTGGCCGCAACTGCGTGGGGCAACTGGTGCCGCTCCTGAGCGCTATGCAGGACAGCCTGCGTGAAGCGGTCAGCACCATCCGTTCCGGCAGCGAAAATATCTGGCGCGGGGCAACGGAGATCTCAAGCGGGAACAACGATCTTTCGTCGCGTACCGAAGAGCAGGCTGCGGCGCTGGAAGAGACGGCGGCGAGCATGGAGCAGCTCACGGCGACCGTAAAACTGAACGCCGAAAG is a genomic window containing:
- a CDS encoding aldo/keto reductase produces the protein MSWHPYSGRYESMQYRYCGKSGLRLPALSLGLWHSFGHVQPLDSQRALLRKAFDLGITHFDLANNYGPPAGSAEENFGRLLREDFAAYRDELIISTKAGYDMWPGPYGSGGSRKYLLASLDQSLKRMGVEYVDIFYSHRVDENTPMEETAAALAHAVQSGKALYVGISSYSTERTQKMAGLLREWKIPLLIHQPSYNLLNRWVDKTGLLDALAVNGTGCIAFTPLAQGLLTGKYLNGIPEGSRMQREGKKVRGLTEKMLTEANLNSLRLLNEMAHARGQTMAQMALSWLLKDERVTSVLIGASRPEQLEENVQALNNLRFTDDELTRIDQHVTDGELNLWQASSDK
- the exbD gene encoding TonB system transport protein ExbD, yielding MAMRLNENLDDNGEMHEINVTPFIDVMLVLLIIFMVAAPLATVDVKVNLPASSSQPQPRPEKPIYLSVKADKSMFLGNDPVTDASVIPALDQLTGGKKDTTVFFRADKTVDYETMMRVMDTLHQAGYLKIGLVGEEKAAAK
- a CDS encoding cytoplasmic protein, producing MEVKDNNVYLTLDDKKSDEFILKQNLEALKKSKNAEITRITQDLVSIPATLVRLKWQNRREIYALQVKEEIYGAVMNAIIEQRPELKEKLLGRLEANYQYLLARETATLRLSRKLSEGDYRTSNVTFVALNDDPSPAGPAEAKKHP
- a CDS encoding TIGR00645 family protein, producing the protein MERFFENAMYASRWILAPVYFGLSLALVALTIKFFQEILHVLPNIFSIAEADLILVLLSLVDMTLVGGLLVMVMFSGYENFVSQLDIAAHKEKLSWLGKMDATSLKNKVAASIVAISSIHLLRVFMDAKNVPDNKLMWYVIIHLTFVLSAFVMGYLDKISKK
- a CDS encoding ESA_00282 family adhesion-associated protein, whose amino-acid sequence is MNSIFFTVITLLLLTAGVLLLMQEFNKPKVSKDASELPQPELMTKEEGEDHFSVLMNAVTPVWYWRVNHEYIDFLHATIKRMKMTEINDTPGLFDAQRRCSDLNSAVYKYYDNIKKRCLNGEKVSYSDLDVLNLRQCFREFSLEAYPELVVLVWPEYARPEVNPEDV
- a CDS encoding methyl-accepting chemotaxis protein, with translation MQMLRNFTIRFVMLTILGIFCLMWAGVGLYSTWSLSRVSDGNEVDRQLVKQMTVLSQGNDQYFRFVTRLSRAMETKAAGGTPDLASAQQALDNMSKKLAEMKAISPGPMDEQVSAQVLSAWQALLDRGVTPQMQQAKLGSLDGYRQQANNVTPPLSRAFGSAAENFNNAAAKALDSTRVVVDGLTSMTRTVIITATIIGLLILLFTDRYLVAMLVKPLDRIRHQFRQIAQGDLSQPIEPFGRNCVGQLVPLLSAMQDSLREAVSTIRSGSENIWRGATEISSGNNDLSSRTEEQAAALEETAASMEQLTATVKLNAESARQASELADVASTTASRGGSLVEDVVTTMSGISASSKKIAEITTVINSIAFQTNILALNAAVEAARAGEQGRGFAVVAGEVRNLASRSANAAKEIEGLIADSVSRVEQGAQLVNDTGTTMEAILRDVTEVTTIMKQIASASEEQSKGISQVGIAITQMDGVTQQNASLVEQVSAAAAALERQTEDLQRSVQKFRLSA
- a CDS encoding autotransporter outer membrane beta-barrel domain-containing protein, whose amino-acid sequence is MRKLMNRTLLSQCVLVALTSFGAQATMTAATPCKDGVTTQTCGLSTYTDGSFYQNPGVTNAIMADATATNIFMDGHRKTGDVQSLTVSGTDMSGHYIQGSNGGTVNITLNNGATVDMIESGNIGATTNTTVTVDNSTLNGENSAGSYEGDKAYMMGSAIYLDPMDKGYHTVNIQNGSALHGSIVSAGAGAQNIAMSNSTLDKGGIYAGSDKSDTRITLTNASVDASQSEIAQNIDTLAVKLSDYKPFSDINLDAFGDVAIAMYGKTADSLTMDSSSVTGDVGIINENGTTSLSLTNNSVVKGNITLEGNSTNAILVDNSTVNGAINTSQNSGSTTITMQNNATVNGDITTGAGDDTVVLTNNSHVNGNVDGGDGSDTLSMDAGSSVSGEISQFETVNTTSDNSIAIDKINDATSWSLQNGSILTAATTGSNALVNMSTDSFVNFGTITGANNAVIVNSITPSAQNQRNVILGTFTTSGSSAPENYAAATFTNGQQNVENRSGAYNYDNSLNIVAADNAPQTMLAADNSQSWNIEFNSQKGDLASDVQGLVAGLDAAEQAGHQVADDISNHMNQVHLANLLGVQQDGAQVWGDFLYQNGNFSNDVDYKSITQGAQGGVDWTTHLNNGDSVTGGIALAWTRSRVQDTSAGADSFKDSVYGNYYSLYGGWQQALNGRTWGLFADGSFSYGDMRYTLSASNVTGDTSGMTEALNGSTDGSLYMAQARTGVNVLLPGETLLQPYATLGWDQTRANGFSDREVTFADSQVSSWNGGAGVRLTTTLSDLNKNVKVMPWIDARFQKEFSDDTDIQAADYHNTSGHNNTMGIFGAGINATIAHNFTLNTGVYVGTGDVDNDASVQAGMSYSF
- the yghX gene encoding YghX family hydrolase yields the protein MTRLTAKDFPQELLDYYDYYAHGKITKREFLSLAARYAVGGVTALALFNMLKPNYALAEQVKFTDPDILPEYITYPSPNGHGEVRGYLVKPAKATGKVPAVVVVHENRGLNPYIEDVARRVAKAGYIALAPDGLSSVGGYPGNDEEGKVLQQKVDPTKLMNDFFAAVEFMKKHPDATGKVGITGFCYGGGVSNAAAVAYPELDCAVPFYGRQPAAADVQKIKAPILLHYAELDKNINEGWPTYESALKSNNKIYEAYVYPGVNHGFHNDSTPRYDEPAAELAWKRTLGWFEKYLR